In Kordia antarctica, the following proteins share a genomic window:
- the gldA gene encoding gliding motility-associated ABC transporter ATP-binding subunit GldA, with amino-acid sequence MSIVVENITKIYGEQKALHNVSFRIAKGEIVGFLGPNGAGKSTMMKILTTYLKATSGNAVVNEFDTTTEARNVQKSVGYLAEHNPLYLDMHVREYLAFNANVYKTPKSRIEEVIVMTGLLPEAHKKISQLSKGFRQRVGLANALLHDPEVLILDEPTTGLDPNQLTEIRNLITSIGKEKTIFLSTHIMQEVEAICDRVIIINKGEIVADTTLAKLQKDQKQVIEIEFDYRIEDVLIQQIPHVTHVVNTHGLVYEITFDTTKDMRPTVFDFAHDNDLKALKINQKNKNLESLFRELTN; translated from the coding sequence ATGTCTATTGTAGTAGAAAATATCACAAAAATTTATGGAGAACAGAAAGCATTGCATAATGTTTCTTTTCGCATTGCTAAAGGAGAGATTGTTGGGTTTTTAGGTCCAAATGGTGCTGGAAAGTCTACGATGATGAAAATATTGACTACGTATTTGAAAGCGACTTCAGGAAATGCCGTTGTAAATGAATTTGATACAACTACGGAAGCACGAAATGTTCAAAAAAGCGTTGGGTATCTTGCGGAGCACAATCCGTTGTACTTGGATATGCATGTGCGTGAATATTTAGCGTTTAACGCAAATGTGTACAAAACTCCTAAATCGCGCATTGAAGAAGTGATTGTAATGACAGGACTTTTGCCAGAAGCGCATAAGAAGATTAGTCAATTGTCAAAAGGTTTTCGTCAGCGTGTCGGATTGGCAAATGCATTGTTGCATGATCCTGAAGTGTTAATTTTGGACGAACCAACTACAGGTTTGGATCCGAATCAGTTGACCGAGATTCGGAATTTGATTACTTCTATTGGAAAAGAGAAAACTATTTTTCTTTCCACACATATTATGCAAGAAGTAGAAGCCATTTGTGATCGTGTGATTATTATTAACAAAGGTGAAATTGTCGCAGATACAACATTGGCAAAACTTCAGAAAGATCAAAAACAAGTAATCGAAATTGAGTTTGATTATCGCATAGAAGATGTATTGATACAACAAATTCCGCATGTGACGCATGTTGTGAACACACATGGTTTAGTATATGAAATTACGTTTGATACTACAAAAGATATGCGCCCAACCGTATTTGATTTTGCACATGATAATGATTTGAAAGCACTAAAAATTAACCAAAAGAATAAGAATTTGGAGAGTTTGTTTCGGGAGTTAACAAATTAG
- a CDS encoding prephenate dehydratase, producing MKQTIAIQGIQGSNHHKVAQLYFGNDVQLDECLSFDALVSSLMNEKSSYAIMALENTIAGSIIPNYALIDTNNIHINGEFYLNIHHHLMALPNQTIEDITEVCSHPMALLQCKEFFKKYPHIKLVEDADTAAVAERIQQKQLKGVAAIATKTAAELFNLEILSGEIQTIKTNATRFVILQKKPPKNGIDQIDKASLRFELDHKRGSLATVLNVMSDCKIDLTKIQSLPIIERPWKYAFFVDVTFEDYENYTKAISVLEIMTTSLKVLGTYKNQRNQ from the coding sequence ATGAAACAAACAATAGCCATACAAGGAATTCAAGGTTCCAATCATCACAAAGTAGCACAATTGTATTTCGGAAACGATGTGCAATTGGACGAATGCTTATCATTTGATGCATTGGTTTCTAGCTTAATGAACGAAAAAAGCAGTTACGCAATCATGGCGTTGGAAAATACCATTGCAGGTTCTATAATTCCAAACTATGCATTAATTGATACAAATAACATTCACATCAATGGAGAATTTTATCTAAACATTCATCATCATTTAATGGCGTTGCCAAATCAAACTATTGAAGATATTACGGAAGTTTGTTCGCATCCGATGGCGCTATTACAATGTAAAGAATTCTTCAAGAAATATCCACACATAAAATTAGTAGAAGATGCAGATACGGCGGCAGTTGCGGAGAGAATTCAACAAAAACAATTAAAAGGAGTAGCCGCAATTGCAACAAAAACGGCAGCCGAATTATTCAATTTAGAAATACTTTCTGGAGAAATTCAAACCATCAAAACAAATGCAACGCGTTTTGTAATTCTTCAAAAAAAACCACCTAAAAATGGCATCGATCAAATTGATAAAGCTTCTTTACGATTTGAATTAGATCACAAAAGAGGAAGTTTAGCAACAGTACTCAATGTAATGAGCGATTGCAAAATTGATCTCACCAAAATACAATCCTTACCAATTATTGAAAGACCTTGGAAATATGCCTTTTTCGTAGATGTTACGTTTGAAGACTATGAAAATTACACCAAAGCGATTTCAGTATTGGAAATAATGACGACAAGTTTAAAAGTGTTAGGAACCTACAAAAACCAACGAAACCAATGA
- a CDS encoding pyridoxal phosphate-dependent aminotransferase, producing MIPAKRIHTVEEYYFSKKLREVRGLIAAGKPIINLGIGSPDLQPPTVVVTALEASLHDETAHKYQSYQGIPELRNAIADFYQKNYNVSLNANDEILPLMGSKEGIMHISMAYLDEGDEVLIANPGYPTYTSVTKLLGAIPKYYNLDASTNWLPDLAKLEQQDLSKVKLMWVNYPHMPTGAKATKGFFERLIVFAKKHQILIINDNPYSFILNDEPLSILSIAGAKDVALELNSLSKSFNMAGWRTGMVMGKAAHIQHVLKVKSNMDSGMFYGIQKGAIKALESSKEWFTELNKIYAKRRELIWELATKLECVFDKETAGMFVWAKMPKNSNLTSEAFIDKLLYEKDVFITPGSIFGTQGEGYVRFSLCVSEEKIKEVIKRIEQ from the coding sequence ATGATTCCAGCAAAACGCATACATACAGTTGAAGAATACTATTTCTCTAAAAAATTACGCGAAGTACGTGGTTTAATAGCGGCTGGAAAACCGATTATCAATCTTGGTATTGGAAGTCCCGATTTACAACCGCCAACTGTTGTAGTAACTGCTTTAGAAGCAAGTTTGCACGATGAAACTGCGCACAAATATCAAAGTTATCAAGGAATTCCTGAGTTGAGAAATGCCATTGCAGATTTCTATCAAAAAAATTACAACGTGTCGCTAAACGCGAATGATGAAATATTGCCATTAATGGGAAGTAAAGAAGGTATTATGCATATTTCAATGGCGTATTTAGATGAAGGCGATGAGGTTTTAATCGCAAATCCAGGATATCCAACATACACTTCGGTAACGAAACTATTAGGCGCAATTCCGAAATATTATAATTTAGATGCTTCAACGAATTGGTTGCCCGATTTAGCAAAATTGGAACAACAAGATTTAAGTAAAGTAAAATTGATGTGGGTAAACTATCCGCACATGCCAACAGGCGCGAAAGCAACAAAAGGGTTCTTTGAACGCTTAATTGTGTTCGCTAAAAAGCATCAAATTCTAATTATTAATGACAATCCTTATAGTTTCATTCTCAACGATGAACCGTTAAGTATTTTGTCAATAGCTGGCGCAAAAGATGTTGCGTTAGAGTTGAATTCGCTCAGTAAATCGTTCAATATGGCAGGTTGGCGTACAGGAATGGTGATGGGAAAAGCAGCACACATTCAGCATGTATTAAAAGTAAAAAGCAACATGGATTCAGGCATGTTTTACGGAATCCAAAAAGGAGCTATCAAAGCATTAGAAAGTTCTAAAGAATGGTTTACAGAACTCAATAAAATATATGCAAAACGGCGTGAACTCATTTGGGAATTGGCAACAAAACTAGAATGTGTATTCGACAAAGAAACTGCCGGAATGTTTGTTTGGGCAAAAATGCCAAAAAATAGCAACCTGACTTCGGAAGCATTCATAGACAAATTGCTCTATGAAAAAGACGTATTCATTACGCCAGGAAGCATTTTTGGAACGCAAGGCGAAGGTTATGTGCGTTTTTCATTATGTGTATCTGAAGAAAAAATAAAAGAAGTCATTAAAAGAATAGAGCAATAA
- a CDS encoding prephenate dehydrogenase, with the protein MNVYIIGIGLIGGSMSLDIQEKYPEAIIYGIDANETHLEEALQGKLIHKKAILQDVQFADVVIVTIPVHVSVGVITEVLNTINDDTLVIDAGSTKEKICESIATHPKRRNFLASHPIAGTEFSGPKAAVKGLFIGKTIIICEVEKTAFTLQEKALEIFKNLGMRIRYMDSKSHDKHIAYVSHLSHISSFMLGKTVIEKEKNERDIFDLAGSGFASTVRLAKSSPAMWTPIFEQNKANVIETLEEYIANLQEFKNLMLQDNFEGIYQEMENTNHIKKILKGIK; encoded by the coding sequence ATGAACGTATACATCATAGGAATCGGACTTATTGGCGGAAGCATGTCGTTGGATATTCAAGAAAAATATCCAGAAGCAATCATATATGGAATTGACGCAAATGAAACGCATTTAGAAGAAGCATTGCAAGGAAAGTTAATTCATAAAAAAGCAATACTTCAAGATGTACAATTTGCAGATGTTGTCATTGTCACAATTCCTGTGCACGTATCTGTTGGCGTTATTACGGAAGTTTTAAACACAATTAATGACGATACGTTGGTAATTGATGCAGGTTCTACCAAAGAAAAAATCTGCGAAAGCATTGCAACACATCCAAAACGAAGAAACTTTTTGGCGTCACATCCAATTGCAGGAACGGAGTTTTCAGGGCCAAAAGCTGCTGTCAAAGGATTATTCATTGGGAAAACAATCATCATATGTGAAGTTGAAAAAACAGCATTCACATTACAAGAAAAAGCGTTGGAAATATTCAAAAACTTAGGCATGCGCATTCGATATATGGATTCAAAATCGCACGACAAACACATTGCGTACGTATCGCATTTATCGCACATAAGTTCGTTCATGCTAGGAAAAACGGTCATTGAAAAAGAAAAAAATGAACGCGATATCTTTGATTTGGCAGGTAGTGGATTTGCCTCAACAGTACGTTTGGCAAAAAGTTCGCCAGCCATGTGGACACCAATATTTGAACAAAACAAAGCCAATGTCATCGAAACATTAGAAGAATACATTGCCAACTTACAAGAATTTAAAAACTTAATGTTGCAAGACAATTTTGAAGGAATCTATCAAGAAATGGAAAATACGAATCACATAAAAAAAATATTAAAAGGAATCAAATAA
- a CDS encoding bifunctional 3-deoxy-7-phosphoheptulonate synthase/chorismate mutase type II has translation MENKKELRNWLDAFGLDHPLVIAGPCSAETEEQVLKIAHQLKDTDATVLRAGIWKPRTRPGNFEGVGALGLKWLQKAKEETGMLIATEVANANHVRLALEHDVDVLWIGARSTVSPFIVQEIADALNGTDKIVLVKNPVNPDLPLWLGAIERLYTANIKNLGVIHRGFSTYEKTRYRNNPEWQIPIELQNRFPDLPLILDPSHIAGRRDIIFDICQTGLDLNYDGLMVETHFDPDNAWSDAKQQITPATLVEYMEDLKIRKETDTEADYKNALNTSRTQIDVIDHQLIEMLGKRMKVADKIGALKKDKNVAILQTKRWNEILGKMILEGEENKLSEEFILKIFKAIHQESINHQKKIINS, from the coding sequence ATGGAAAACAAAAAAGAACTTAGAAATTGGTTAGATGCCTTCGGATTAGATCATCCATTAGTAATTGCAGGACCATGTAGTGCCGAAACAGAAGAGCAAGTACTAAAAATAGCGCATCAATTAAAAGATACAGATGCAACGGTATTGCGCGCAGGAATATGGAAACCTCGTACGCGTCCAGGAAATTTTGAAGGTGTTGGCGCGCTTGGACTCAAATGGTTGCAAAAAGCAAAAGAAGAAACAGGAATGTTAATTGCAACGGAAGTGGCAAACGCAAACCATGTTCGCTTAGCTTTAGAACACGATGTAGATGTATTATGGATTGGAGCACGCTCAACAGTAAGTCCATTTATTGTACAAGAAATTGCAGATGCTTTAAATGGTACAGACAAAATTGTATTGGTAAAAAACCCAGTAAATCCTGATTTACCATTATGGCTTGGTGCTATTGAACGTTTGTACACGGCAAACATAAAAAACTTAGGAGTAATTCACAGAGGATTTTCAACCTACGAAAAAACACGTTACCGAAACAATCCAGAATGGCAAATTCCGATTGAATTGCAAAACCGATTCCCAGATTTACCATTAATATTAGATCCTTCTCACATTGCAGGACGAAGAGATATTATTTTTGATATCTGCCAAACAGGTTTAGATTTAAACTATGATGGCTTAATGGTGGAAACACATTTTGATCCAGACAATGCTTGGAGTGATGCCAAACAACAAATTACGCCAGCTACTTTAGTAGAGTACATGGAAGATTTGAAAATCAGAAAAGAAACAGATACCGAAGCTGATTACAAAAATGCGCTAAACACATCGCGTACACAAATTGATGTTATTGACCATCAATTAATAGAAATGTTAGGAAAACGTATGAAAGTTGCCGACAAAATTGGTGCCTTAAAAAAGGACAAAAACGTAGCAATCTTACAAACCAAACGTTGGAATGAAATTTTAGGAAAAATGATTTTGGAAGGCGAAGAAAATAAATTAAGCGAAGAATTTATCTTAAAAATCTTCAAAGCCATTCACCAAGAATCAATCAATCATCAAAAGAAAATTATCAATAGCTAA
- a CDS encoding class I lanthipeptide: MKKNKVNSKISITKSVIASLNEVDVRKIVGGAITGNDCLNNTLRCHESEVISCYSPCGGSAATIGCHK, translated from the coding sequence ATGAAAAAAAACAAAGTAAACTCAAAAATCAGCATCACAAAAAGCGTAATCGCAAGTTTGAATGAAGTTGATGTTCGTAAAATTGTTGGTGGAGCAATTACTGGAAACGACTGTTTAAACAACACATTACGGTGTCACGAAAGTGAAGTAATTTCTTGCTACAGTCCATGTGGTGGTTCAGCAGCAACTATTGGATGTCATAAATAA
- a CDS encoding class I lanthipeptide, whose protein sequence is MKKNKVNSKISITKSVIASLNEVDVRKIVGGANNTHIVCYNNTERCKLSNEISCYSPCGPGGFGTLACNPGTTNC, encoded by the coding sequence ATGAAAAAAAACAAAGTAAACTCAAAAATCAGCATCACAAAAAGCGTAATCGCAAGTTTGAATGAAGTTGATGTCCGTAAAATCGTTGGTGGAGCAAATAATACTCACATAGTATGTTATAATAACACAGAGCGGTGTAAACTCAGTAATGAAATTTCTTGTTATAGTCCTTGTGGTCCAGGTGGATTTGGAACTCTTGCCTGCAATCCAGGAACTACTAATTGTTAA
- the rsgA gene encoding ribosome small subunit-dependent GTPase A: MIGTVYKSTGSWYLVKTEEGKAYECRIKGKFRLKGIKSTNPIAVGDKVNFTLETDNNTETGIIDKIFDRKNYIIRKSVNLSKQTHIIASNIDQVFLLITIDNPPTFPNFIDRFLVTAEAYSIPCVLTFNKIDTYTEIERRAEVMYLKDIYEKIGYECIEISAKENKNIEAIKQRMKGTVSMFAGHSGVGKSTLVNAIAPELNLKTKEISDQHKQGQHTTTFAEMFDLEFGAKIIDTPGIKGFGIVDMEKEELDNYFPEFLALKNNCKFNNCIHIEEPYCAIKDAVDDGEIAWSRYKSYVQIIENEENNYRVDEFKDD; this comes from the coding sequence ATGATAGGAACAGTTTATAAATCTACGGGAAGTTGGTATTTGGTGAAAACCGAAGAAGGCAAAGCGTATGAATGTAGAATTAAAGGTAAATTTAGGCTCAAAGGAATCAAAAGCACCAATCCTATTGCGGTTGGTGACAAAGTGAACTTTACACTGGAAACCGACAACAATACGGAAACAGGTATTATTGATAAGATTTTTGATCGAAAAAACTACATTATCCGAAAATCGGTCAATCTCTCGAAGCAAACACACATTATTGCTTCAAACATAGATCAAGTATTTCTATTAATCACCATTGACAATCCGCCAACATTTCCAAACTTCATAGATCGTTTCTTAGTCACCGCAGAAGCCTATTCGATTCCGTGTGTATTAACATTCAATAAAATTGATACCTACACAGAAATTGAACGCCGTGCAGAAGTTATGTATCTCAAAGATATTTACGAGAAAATTGGGTATGAATGTATAGAAATTTCCGCCAAGGAAAATAAAAACATAGAAGCCATTAAACAACGGATGAAAGGAACAGTAAGTATGTTTGCAGGACATTCTGGTGTTGGAAAATCAACGTTGGTAAATGCAATTGCGCCAGAACTCAATCTGAAAACCAAAGAAATTTCAGATCAACACAAGCAAGGACAACACACCACAACTTTTGCGGAAATGTTCGATTTAGAATTTGGTGCAAAAATAATTGATACGCCAGGAATTAAAGGATTTGGAATTGTAGACATGGAAAAAGAAGAATTAGATAACTATTTTCCAGAATTTCTAGCTTTAAAAAACAACTGTAAATTCAACAATTGTATTCACATTGAAGAGCCATATTGTGCCATAAAAGATGCAGTTGACGATGGAGAAATTGCTTGGTCGCGTTACAAAAGTTACGTGCAAATCATAGAAAATGAAGAAAATAATTACCGCGTAGACGAATTTAAAGATGACTAA
- the dtd gene encoding D-aminoacyl-tRNA deacylase: MKAVIQRVSEASVTVDQKKVAEISHGVLILLGIEHEDTHEDIAWLSAKISKLRIFNDENGVMNTSLIDINGEAIVVSQFTLHASTKKGNRPGYIKAAKPDVSIPLYEAFVAQLEQDIHKKVHTGIFGADMKVALLNDGPVTIIIDTKNKE; the protein is encoded by the coding sequence ATGAAAGCAGTAATTCAAAGAGTTTCAGAAGCAAGCGTTACGGTTGATCAAAAAAAAGTAGCCGAAATTAGTCATGGAGTATTAATTTTACTCGGAATTGAACACGAAGATACACACGAAGATATTGCGTGGCTTTCTGCCAAAATTTCCAAACTTAGAATCTTCAATGATGAAAATGGCGTCATGAATACGTCACTAATTGATATTAATGGCGAAGCAATTGTTGTAAGTCAATTTACATTGCATGCGAGTACAAAAAAAGGGAATCGTCCCGGATATATCAAAGCAGCAAAACCTGACGTTTCAATTCCGTTATACGAAGCATTTGTAGCACAATTAGAACAAGACATTCACAAAAAAGTACACACAGGAATCTTTGGCGCCGATATGAAAGTTGCGTTGCTAAATGACGGACCTGTAACCATTATTATAGACACAAAAAACAAAGAATAA
- a CDS encoding DUF3857 domain-containing protein, which produces MRIKLFWITLFLLSINLVTAQDDLTSYLTLPSELTENANAVVRLDETIVDVRAINDMEISEKRIVTVLNEKGIYKIGAAVGYDNDIKVKDVEVRIYDKFGKQIKKIRERDFIDVSAVSGGTMYTDSRVKYIDYTPTEYPFTAVFTSTIQTKNTANLPSFNPIGYYIGIQKSRYKITYPSSFILHKKELNLKEFGVIKDEKEGKLSYSIENFPGIKPESLSPSESEIEPKVFLALNKFSYDGVTAEINNWEEFGSWMYQSLLNGRATVDAETTATIENLVANATSDREKAKIIYEFMQNKTRYISVQVGIGGFQPIPANEVDKVGYGDCKGLTNYTMALLKIAGVESYYTHVEAGNEIVGFYDDFASLAQGNHVILNIPNNGDDIWLECTSQKVPFGHIGDFTDNRNVLVITPEGGKIKRTKKYSTEENLQETNGLYTLNNDGNIIADVTVMTKGIQYDSRYYLQDRSDVEKDKHYKRYFRTVNNVNIDEIALKNDKEAIAFSEKIKFKADAYGVITGNRMLFAPNALNRYTNIPDRYRNRKFPLEIQRGYYDTDAYEIKLPNDYKIEAIPDNVTYETKFGSYSFTITKKDDQTLQYQRTIKIKDGLYPKEAYKEYRKFIKKIVKYDGSKIVLIKK; this is translated from the coding sequence ATGCGCATAAAATTATTTTGGATTACACTCTTCTTACTAAGCATAAACTTGGTCACTGCACAAGATGATCTCACAAGTTATTTAACACTTCCGTCAGAATTAACAGAAAATGCAAATGCTGTTGTTCGATTAGATGAAACCATTGTTGACGTAAGAGCGATCAACGATATGGAAATCTCAGAAAAACGGATTGTAACGGTTCTCAACGAAAAAGGAATCTACAAAATTGGAGCTGCTGTTGGTTATGATAACGACATTAAAGTAAAAGATGTAGAAGTTAGAATCTATGACAAATTTGGAAAGCAAATTAAGAAAATTCGTGAACGCGATTTCATAGATGTAAGTGCTGTTTCTGGCGGAACTATGTATACAGATTCACGTGTAAAATATATTGATTACACACCGACAGAATATCCGTTTACGGCAGTATTTACAAGTACAATCCAAACCAAAAACACAGCAAACTTGCCAAGTTTCAATCCAATAGGATACTATATAGGAATTCAAAAAAGTCGTTACAAAATTACGTATCCATCATCATTTATCTTACACAAAAAAGAACTCAATTTAAAAGAATTTGGAGTTATAAAAGATGAAAAAGAAGGAAAGCTGTCGTATAGTATTGAAAATTTTCCAGGTATAAAACCTGAATCACTAAGTCCATCAGAATCCGAAATTGAGCCGAAAGTATTCTTAGCGTTAAACAAATTTAGTTATGATGGCGTTACCGCCGAAATTAACAATTGGGAAGAATTTGGTTCATGGATGTATCAAAGTTTATTAAATGGTCGTGCAACGGTTGATGCAGAAACAACAGCAACCATTGAAAACTTAGTGGCAAACGCAACTTCAGATCGTGAAAAAGCAAAAATCATTTATGAATTCATGCAAAACAAAACACGGTATATCAGCGTGCAAGTTGGTATTGGAGGTTTTCAGCCAATTCCAGCAAATGAAGTAGACAAAGTTGGGTATGGCGATTGTAAAGGTTTGACAAACTACACCATGGCTTTACTAAAAATTGCAGGTGTAGAATCGTATTACACGCATGTAGAAGCTGGAAACGAAATAGTAGGTTTCTATGATGACTTTGCGTCGCTAGCACAAGGAAATCATGTGATCTTAAACATTCCAAATAATGGTGATGATATCTGGTTGGAATGTACAAGTCAAAAAGTACCTTTTGGTCACATTGGCGACTTTACAGATAATAGAAATGTATTAGTCATTACACCTGAAGGTGGAAAAATAAAGCGCACGAAAAAATACAGCACAGAAGAAAATCTGCAAGAAACAAATGGTTTGTACACGCTAAACAATGACGGAAACATCATTGCCGATGTTACTGTGATGACAAAAGGAATTCAGTACGACAGTCGGTATTATCTGCAAGACCGATCTGATGTAGAAAAAGACAAACATTACAAAAGATATTTTAGAACCGTAAACAACGTAAACATTGATGAAATTGCGCTTAAAAATGATAAAGAAGCAATTGCATTCTCTGAAAAAATAAAATTTAAAGCAGATGCATATGGTGTCATTACGGGCAATCGTATGTTGTTTGCGCCAAATGCCTTAAACAGATATACAAACATTCCGGATAGATACCGAAATCGTAAATTTCCATTAGAAATTCAACGCGGTTATTACGATACGGATGCTTACGAAATAAAACTGCCAAATGATTACAAAATAGAAGCCATTCCAGACAATGTAACTTATGAAACCAAATTCGGAAGTTACTCGTTTACAATTACAAAAAAGGATGATCAAACCTTGCAATATCAAAGAACAATTAAAATAAAAGATGGTTTATATCCAAAAGAAGCCTATAAAGAATATCGAAAATTTATCAAAAAAATCGTCAAATACGATGGTTCTAAAATCGTATTAATCAAAAAATAA